GTTGGAAGGCTGGTCGGGTACCGTGTTCCACGCCTGATCGAGCCCACTCCCACGGTGGTGTGGCCGAGAGGCGAGGCAACGGCCTGCAAAGCCGTCTACACGGGTTCAAATCCCGTCACCACCTCGCACGACGGCAAGGCTGCGGTAAAGCTGTACAGTACGACAACGAAACAAAGCACGGGCGATTAGCTCAGCGGGAGAGCGCTTCCCTGACACGGAAGAGGTCACTGGTTCAATCCCAGTATCGCCCACACGAAGAAAGGCCCTGGACCTGAAAAGGTCCGGGGCCTTTTCGTTGGTCCTCTGTGGCGCGTTCTGTGGCGTGTTCCCGACGTACGGCCGTCAGCGTTCGGAGACGCTTTCCCGGCCTCGAAAAGCCCGTGCGGCTGTCAGGAGCGGTCGGTAATGTCTGGCGCGGCGCTGCGGTGATTACCCGGCGTTTGGCGGGGGCGGGCTTGGACTGGGGTGGGCTGTGCGGTCGAGAGTGCTGCGCGTGCTGGACGTCGGGGGGCTGCCGCGCGTCTTCTGGTGGGTGTGGTTCAGCACGTTGGTGGCGCGGACGGGGGCTTTTGTCGCGCCTTTTCTTTCGTACTACTTGACGCGGTCGCTGGGGCATTCGGCGGCGTTCGCGGGGTTCGTCGCCGCTTTGAACGCGGGGGGTGCCGCGGTGTCCGCGGTGGTGGGCGGGGTGCTCGCCGACCGGGTCGGGCGGCGGGCGACGTTGTTGGGGGCGCTGGTCGCTTCGGCGGTGACGCTGGTGGCGCTCGGGTTGGTGCACTCGGTGGCGCTGATCGCGGGGCTGGCGTTCCTGGCGGGCCTGGCCAACAATGCGACGCGGCCGGCGACGGGGGCGATCATCGCCGACGTCGTGCCGTCGGCGGATCGGGGGCGGGCCTACTCGCTCAACTACTGGGCGATCAACCTGGGCTTCGCGGTGGCGATGCTGTCTGCCGGGGCGGTGGCGTCGCATGGCTACACGCTGCTGTTCGTGGGCGACGCGCTGGCGAATCTGGGGTGCGCTGTCGTCGTCTTCTTCACGGTGCCGGAGACTCGGCCGGTCCTCGATGCCGGTGCGTCTGCGGCCCCTGGATCCCCGGCCACCGCCACTGAGCCTTTCGGCCAGGCGGGCAGCCTCGTGGACGTGCTGCGGGACCGGATCTTCCTGGGGTTCCTGGGCGCGGTCCTGGTGGGCGCGATCATCTATTCGCAGGCGCAGACGGTGCAGCCGATCATGATGGGCCAGGACGGTCTCGGGCCCGGCGCGTACGGTGCGGTCGCGGCGCTCAACGGGATCCTCATCGGGGTGCTGCAGCTTCCATTGACGACCTGGTTGCGCCGCTACACGCACGGCACGGCGTTGGCCGCCTCCTCATTGCTGATGGGCGCCGGGTTCGCGGTGCCGCTGCTCATCTCGGTGACAGGGCACCCGATGGGGATCTACGCGGCATCGGTGGTGGTGTGGACCATCGCGGAGATCGGCAACACGCCGCCGCAGATGGCATTGGGCGCCGATTTGGCGCCGGCGCACCTGCGTGGGCGGTATCAGGGCATGTCGACGCTGGCGTGGAGCGTGGCCGGCATCGTCGGCCCGCTGGTGGGCGGCTGGGCACTGAGCGCGGTGGGCGCTTCGGCCGTGCTGTGGGCCAGCCTGGCGCTCGGCGCGGCCGGGGTGCCGGCGTGGCTGGTGCTTGACCGACGCTCGGGGGCGCGGGTCGCTGCCTTGCGGGCCGAGGAGGCGAGGCTGGAAGCGTCGATGGCTGTTCTGTCGGTACTGCCGTTGGCGGCAGTCGGGGACGCGGCACCCGAGCCGGCGTCCCCGTGCGCGCTGTCCTCGACCGGTCCCGAAGCCGCCGCACGGCTGCGTTAGGCTCGCCGACATGTGTGGCGGCCGCGCCGTCGTCTGAGCGAGGGGGCTCCATGTCGGACGAGACAGTCTTCGATCATTCGGACGAGCCGGTCATGGAGCTGGTCCTGGACGGCGACGACGAGTTCAGCGACGACGAGTTCACAGACGCCGACCTGCACAGTCTGGAGGAACGACTCCGACGCCGCGACGAACTCCGAGAGCGCTTCCTGCCCGGCGTGGACGGCGGGGCGCTGTTCGCCCTGGCCGTGTCCACGGTGGGCCTGGTGACCTCCGGCCTGTTCGAGATCCTGGGCCAGAACCGCGAACTCACGTTCACCGCACACCACGTGAGCGGCTCGAGCCTGCCCGACCAGTACGCACCGTTCCGCGACGTGAACCACCTCCGCTTCCTCGGACAGGGAATCTTTGCAGGGGCGGCCGTGGTGGTCGCCGTCCTCGTGGTGAACAGCTGGCGCGCGGAGCGGCACGCCCGCTGGTCGCGCCCGGCGGCGCAGGCAGCGTTGCTGCTCGGACTGGTCGGCCTGGTGCTCGCCGTGCTCGGGTACTTCGATGTCATCGCCTCGCTGCCGACGCAGAGTCCCTATCTGAACGACGGCGGTGTTCAGACCTGATAGCCCGCCATCCGGTCGGGCCGGGATCATGAGTTTCGGCCGCGATCGTAAGGAAGACAGCTTGCCGGAGCCGGAGCCGGAGCCGGAGCCGGAGTCGGGGGAGGGTTCGGAGCCTGAGCTCGAACGAGTGCTGGAGTCTGAGTCAGAGCCGAGGTTTGCGCTCGAGCTGGATTGCACGCCCGGGAAGGGTTCGGAGTCTGGGCCGGAGCGCGTGCCGGAGCCTGGGGCCGGGCTGGAGCGGGAGTCGGAGTCCGAGCGCGTGTTGGAATCCGAGCCCGAGCGCTTGTCTGAGCCAGCGCCGAGGTCTGTGCTCGGGCCGGATTGCGCGCCCGGAAAGGGTTCAGAGCTCGGGCCGGAGCGTACACCGAGGTCTGGGCCCGAGCCCCAGCCTGAGAGAGTGCTGGAATCTGAGCTTGAGTGTGTGCCTGAGTCAGAGCTGAGGCCTGCGCTCAAGCCGGGCCGCGCGCCGGAGTGCGAGCTAGGGCCAGCGCCCGCGTTCGAGTCCGAGCGTGCGCCGGAGTCGGGGCCTGAGCGAGTGCTGGAGCCCGAGCCAGGGCGCGTGCATGAGCCAGGGCCGAGGCCTGAGCTTAAGCCGGATGGTGCATCCGAGAAGGGGCCGGCGTCTTGGGCGGACCGTGCGCTGGAGTCCGAGCTTGGGCCAGCGCCCGCGTTCGAGTCCGAGCGCGTGCCGGAGTCTGGGCTTGAGTCTGGGCGTGTGCCGGGCCCCGAGTCGGAGCTCGGGCGGGAATTTGATCCCGGGGGGAAGCGCGGCAGTCGTAAGCCGGTCCGGCGGCTCGTGGCCTGGTACCGGCGCCGGGCGCGCTGGCTTCGTAGGGTGCTGGCGTCGGCGGTGGCGCTGTGCAGTGTGCTGGCGGTGGTGGTCGGCGTTATGGGTGCGGCGCTCTACGCGGAGGGGGCTGGGACGCCGTCGCCGGGCGCGCGCAGTACCGGCGACGACGCCTTGTGGCTTGGCCACGCCTGGGTCGGATGGCAGGCCGGGGTGGCTGGTGGGCCCAAGACCGATGCCGACCTGCAGGCGTTGGTGGCTCTCGTTCGCTCTTCAGGTATCAAGGATCTGTTTGTGCACGACGGGCCCTTCGAGATGGACGGTTCGCTGGACCCGGCGCGCAGTCCGAAGGCCGAGTGGTTCCTCGACGCCGTGCATCGGGAGCTGCCCGGGGTGCGGGTCGAGGCCTGGCTCGGGCAGGTCGTCGGCGGGGAGGCCCTGCACCTGGACGACGCCGCCACCCGGGGGCGGATAGTCGCCGGGGTCAGTGCCGCGCTGGACCGGGGCTTCGACGGTGTGCACTTCGACTTCGAGCCGGTGCCCGACGGCGATCCCGGCTTCCTGGACGTGCTGGGTGCGGCGCGTACCGTCACTCGGGCCCACCATGCTCTGCTGTCGGCGTCGGTGCCGCAGATAGAGCCGCTGTCCGGCTTTCGGATCCCCGGGAACTTCCTGGCCGGGCATCCGAAGTGGTGGTCTCAGAGCTACCTGCGCCAGGTCGCCGGGTACTGCGATCAGGTGGCAGTGATGGCCTACGACACCTCCCTGCCCACCGCGTGGGCTTACCGCGGCTATGTCGCCCGGCAGACTCAGGTGGCCCTGAGCGCGGTACCCAAGAACGTCGAGCTCCTGATGGGGGTCCCGGCCTTCCACACCCGGGACCCCGGTCACTGGACCCGGGCCGAGACCATGCCGGCCGCGCTGGACGGTGTTCGGCTGGGGCTCGGCGCGCACCCGCCGGCCCGACCGTTCGGCGTCGCCCTGTACGTCGACTTCGCCGCGACCCCCGCCGACTGGGCGGCCTACCGTGCCGACTGGCTCAGTCCGGCCCCGGCGGGGTGACCAGCGCTCGGGCGTCCTTGTACCGGGTGTTGGGATCGAGCGGCAGTGGTTCGCCGCTGCTGGCCTCGGAGCAGCAGAACGCGAACATGCCGGCGGCGTCGATCGGCGTGGTCGCGCCGCCGGACAGGCGCCAGCCGCGGACGACGTATC
This window of the Catenulispora sp. EB89 genome carries:
- a CDS encoding MDR family MFS transporter — protein: MLDVGGLPRVFWWVWFSTLVARTGAFVAPFLSYYLTRSLGHSAAFAGFVAALNAGGAAVSAVVGGVLADRVGRRATLLGALVASAVTLVALGLVHSVALIAGLAFLAGLANNATRPATGAIIADVVPSADRGRAYSLNYWAINLGFAVAMLSAGAVASHGYTLLFVGDALANLGCAVVVFFTVPETRPVLDAGASAAPGSPATATEPFGQAGSLVDVLRDRIFLGFLGAVLVGAIIYSQAQTVQPIMMGQDGLGPGAYGAVAALNGILIGVLQLPLTTWLRRYTHGTALAASSLLMGAGFAVPLLISVTGHPMGIYAASVVVWTIAEIGNTPPQMALGADLAPAHLRGRYQGMSTLAWSVAGIVGPLVGGWALSAVGASAVLWASLALGAAGVPAWLVLDRRSGARVAALRAEEARLEASMAVLSVLPLAAVGDAAPEPASPCALSSTGPEAAARLR